A window of Terriglobia bacterium contains these coding sequences:
- a CDS encoding DUF1015 domain-containing protein — MARIFPFKAFQYDSARVGGLEKVVTQPYDKISDEMRERYYASSPFNLARIIRGRPLPGDTGAENVYTRAQQSLREWIKSGILHQIDQPALFVYFQDYELPSNPGRRLTRKGFIGLGKLEDYSSGVVFPHEQTLSGPKEDRLNLLRRTRTHFGQLFMLYTDPHRAVDAILEETAATAPDIRVTDEYGVIHSVWKVTEPAWISRIQRELEDKRLIIADGHHRYETALNFRNECRALQPGTAGTTTAGDLPPYEKVMMTFVNMDSEGLTILPAHRLVSNLPYFEMKDFLTRVQWFFDLAGFKFFTPEERERKLEQFRRELHEVGQVIPAIGLRATGTSNFYLMKLKGTLNLQQLLPDVPERQHQLDVVILHKIILERCLGISDEDIRSERYVRYLRDFEEGLQAVERKESQLAFFLNPTRIAQVRDLAFAGERLPQKSTDFYPKLLSGLTMYQLDANGT, encoded by the coding sequence GTGGCCAGAATCTTTCCATTTAAAGCCTTCCAGTACGATTCGGCCCGGGTCGGTGGTCTCGAGAAGGTCGTCACGCAACCTTACGATAAGATCTCCGATGAGATGCGGGAGCGCTATTATGCCTCCAGTCCTTTTAACCTGGCGCGCATCATTCGGGGCAGGCCGCTTCCCGGCGACACCGGGGCTGAAAACGTTTACACCCGCGCCCAGCAGTCGCTCCGGGAGTGGATCAAATCCGGTATTCTCCACCAAATTGATCAGCCGGCCCTGTTCGTCTACTTTCAGGACTATGAGCTCCCTTCCAATCCGGGCAGACGACTGACCCGGAAAGGCTTCATTGGCCTCGGGAAGCTGGAAGACTACTCCTCCGGAGTTGTTTTTCCTCACGAGCAGACTCTCAGTGGACCCAAGGAAGATCGCCTGAACTTGCTGCGGCGGACCCGAACGCATTTTGGCCAGCTTTTTATGCTCTACACGGACCCGCATCGGGCTGTTGATGCGATTTTGGAGGAAACAGCTGCAACCGCACCGGACATTCGTGTGACCGATGAATACGGGGTCATTCACTCGGTTTGGAAAGTCACGGAACCCGCTTGGATCTCCAGGATCCAGCGGGAGCTGGAAGACAAGCGCCTGATCATCGCCGATGGCCATCATCGGTATGAAACGGCCTTGAATTTTCGAAATGAGTGTCGCGCCCTCCAACCCGGCACGGCAGGGACTACAACCGCCGGCGACCTCCCCCCTTACGAAAAGGTGATGATGACCTTCGTCAACATGGACAGCGAAGGCCTGACCATCTTGCCCGCCCATCGATTGGTCTCAAACCTTCCCTACTTCGAGATGAAGGATTTCCTCACCCGAGTGCAGTGGTTCTTTGATCTCGCGGGCTTCAAATTTTTCACGCCCGAGGAACGGGAGCGAAAACTGGAACAATTTCGGCGGGAGCTGCATGAAGTGGGCCAGGTCATCCCGGCGATCGGGCTCCGCGCAACCGGTACTTCAAACTTCTATTTGATGAAGTTGAAAGGGACTCTGAATCTTCAACAGCTTTTGCCCGATGTCCCCGAGCGCCAACATCAGCTGGATGTGGTCATCTTGCACAAGATCATCCTGGAGCGATGTCTGGGAATCTCCGACGAGGATATCCGGTCCGAGCGGTACGTCCGTTACCTTCGCGACTTTGAGGAGGGATTGCAGGCCGTCGAAAGAAAAGAATCTCAGCTCGCCTTTTTTCTCAACCCTACACGGATTGCACAGGTGCGCGACCTGGCTTTTGCCGGAGAACGATTGCCTCAGAAATCGACGGACTTTTATCCCAAATTGCTCTCCGGGCTAACAATGTATCAGCTCGATGCGAACGGCACCTGA
- a CDS encoding CoA transferase, translating into MKGGYRMLPLEDLRVCDLSRILSGPYCTMTLGDMGAEVIKVEPPAGDDTRGWGPPFIQGESAYFLSLNRNKKSIVLDLKTEAGKDALWKLIRKSDVLVENFRAGALARLGFGFDQVSKRNPRLIYCSITGYGHTGPRASAPGFDVVIQGESGAMDVTGFPDGPPVKFGLSIADIVAGMNAVQAILLALRVRERTGHGQHIDIALLDSLVGCLTYQAQNHFAGGTPKRLGNRHPSIAPYEMFETADGFMNVGVGNEGLWKKFCAAIGLPDLCKDPRFVSNSDRLRNYDSLRALLAGKLKTKSRAEWRRILEEAGVPSGYINTVGEVFEDPQIQARGMIAQVNHPTIGSLRLVGIPIKLSESPGAIRLPPPRLGEHTEEILSSLA; encoded by the coding sequence ATGAAAGGCGGGTACCGCATGCTGCCCCTCGAAGACCTTCGTGTGTGTGATCTCTCGCGCATCCTCTCGGGCCCCTATTGCACCATGACGTTGGGCGATATGGGGGCTGAGGTCATCAAGGTGGAGCCGCCCGCGGGGGATGACACGCGAGGTTGGGGCCCCCCTTTCATTCAGGGTGAAAGCGCCTACTTCCTGAGTCTGAACCGGAACAAGAAATCCATTGTGCTGGACTTGAAAACGGAGGCCGGCAAGGATGCGCTGTGGAAGCTCATCCGAAAATCCGATGTGTTGGTTGAAAACTTCAGGGCAGGGGCGCTCGCCAGGCTCGGCTTTGGTTTTGATCAGGTCTCGAAAAGAAATCCCCGACTGATCTATTGCTCCATCACGGGTTACGGGCATACCGGTCCCCGGGCCTCAGCTCCGGGGTTCGATGTGGTCATTCAAGGCGAGAGTGGAGCCATGGATGTGACGGGCTTCCCGGACGGTCCTCCTGTCAAGTTTGGTCTCTCCATTGCCGACATCGTTGCCGGCATGAACGCCGTCCAGGCGATTCTCCTGGCGCTTCGGGTCAGGGAAAGGACCGGTCATGGACAGCACATCGACATTGCGCTGCTCGATTCGCTGGTCGGTTGTCTGACTTACCAGGCGCAGAATCATTTTGCCGGAGGCACCCCCAAACGACTCGGGAACCGCCATCCCTCGATTGCCCCGTACGAGATGTTTGAAACCGCGGACGGGTTCATGAATGTGGGAGTCGGGAATGAGGGCCTTTGGAAGAAATTTTGTGCAGCCATCGGGCTTCCGGATTTGTGCAAAGATCCTCGCTTCGTCTCCAACTCGGACAGGCTAAGGAATTACGATTCCTTGCGCGCGCTCCTGGCCGGGAAGCTGAAAACAAAATCCCGCGCCGAATGGCGGAGGATACTGGAAGAGGCGGGAGTTCCCTCGGGCTATATCAACACGGTGGGAGAAGTCTTTGAGGATCCCCAAATTCAAGCCCGCGGCATGATCGCGCAAGTCAATCACCCGACAATTGGATCTTTGAGGCTCGTCGGCATTCCCATCAAGCTGTCGGAAAGCCCCGGAGCGATTCGCTTGCCTCCTCCGCGGCTGGGAGAACATACGGAGGAAATCCTCTCCTCGCTCGCTTAG
- a CDS encoding NCS1 family nucleobase:cation symporter-1, whose protein sequence is MRPVRDIIDNIDLGPLRGSPLFNEDLAPVSRERRTWGMYNYAALWIGMSVCITTYLLAAGLIAKGMNWWEAIGTIFLGNLIVLIPMVLNAHAGTRYGIPFPVFARASFGVLGANIPAMFRAFVACGWFGIQTWIGGSAINAMLAILVPGWVHFSAGIWIAFFAFWLVNVLIIIRGIETIRGLESWTAPFMIAIGLALLVWAWQRAGGFGPMLKQPGRLKTWGDFWKVFVPSLTAMVGYWATLSLNIPDFTRFAKSQRDQVVGQALGLPPTMTLYSFIGVAVTSATVVIFGQAIWDPVVLLSKFNQPLIAFIALFALGTATLNTNIAANVVSPANDFSNLWPGKITFLRGGIITAIIGVLIRPWRLMENADKYIGWLVGYSGLLGPVAGIMIADYYLIRKKMIATEDLYLRGRFYEFYRGFNIRAVIALVLGIGIALIGVVVPSLHWLYDYAWFGGFFTSGIVYLVLMKQA, encoded by the coding sequence ATGCGGCCAGTCCGAGACATCATCGACAACATCGATTTGGGACCCTTGCGGGGCAGTCCGCTTTTCAATGAAGACCTCGCTCCGGTCTCGCGGGAGCGCCGAACATGGGGGATGTACAACTACGCCGCCCTCTGGATCGGGATGAGCGTGTGCATCACCACCTACCTGCTGGCCGCGGGGTTGATTGCAAAAGGCATGAACTGGTGGGAAGCGATCGGGACCATCTTCCTGGGAAATCTTATCGTTCTCATCCCGATGGTCTTGAACGCCCACGCCGGCACGCGGTATGGAATCCCCTTCCCCGTTTTTGCGCGCGCCTCGTTCGGGGTGCTGGGGGCCAACATTCCCGCCATGTTTCGCGCCTTCGTCGCCTGCGGGTGGTTCGGCATCCAGACCTGGATCGGAGGCTCCGCGATCAATGCCATGCTGGCCATTCTTGTGCCGGGCTGGGTTCATTTCTCTGCCGGCATTTGGATCGCGTTCTTCGCATTCTGGCTGGTCAACGTCCTCATCATCATACGAGGAATCGAGACGATTCGTGGGCTGGAGAGTTGGACGGCCCCGTTCATGATCGCCATCGGACTCGCGTTGTTGGTCTGGGCTTGGCAGAGGGCTGGAGGGTTTGGTCCTATGCTGAAGCAGCCCGGGCGATTGAAAACCTGGGGGGATTTCTGGAAGGTCTTTGTGCCCAGCCTGACGGCCATGGTCGGATACTGGGCGACGCTTTCTCTGAACATCCCGGACTTCACGCGCTTCGCCAAGTCGCAGCGTGACCAGGTGGTCGGCCAGGCGCTGGGATTGCCCCCCACCATGACGCTTTACTCCTTCATTGGCGTCGCCGTGACCTCGGCCACTGTGGTTATTTTTGGGCAGGCCATCTGGGACCCCGTGGTGCTCCTGTCAAAATTCAACCAGCCCCTCATCGCTTTCATCGCTCTTTTTGCCTTAGGAACGGCCACCCTGAACACCAATATCGCCGCCAATGTCGTTTCCCCGGCCAATGATTTCTCAAATCTCTGGCCCGGCAAGATTACCTTCCTCCGTGGGGGGATCATCACGGCCATCATCGGCGTTTTGATCCGGCCGTGGCGACTTATGGAAAACGCCGATAAATATATCGGATGGCTGGTGGGTTATTCCGGGCTGCTGGGACCCGTCGCGGGGATCATGATCGCGGATTACTATTTGATCCGGAAGAAAATGATCGCGACTGAAGACCTCTACTTGCGCGGGAGGTTTTATGAATTTTATCGAGGGTTCAACATCCGCGCGGTCATTGCATTGGTTCTCGGCATCGGGATCGCCCTGATCGGCGTGGTGGTACCGTCGCTTCACTGGCTCTACGATTACGCCTGGTTTGGCGGCTTCTTTACCTCGGGGATTGTCTATCTTGTTCTGATGAAGCAAGCATAG
- the hydA gene encoding dihydropyrimidinase — protein MKTLIRNGNVVTAVDNFSADLLIEGSKIAALGANLPAQNIDKIIDAQGMLVIPGGIDAHTHLDMPFGGTTSADDFESGTRAAAFGGTTTIVDFAIQGRGGRIQDALETWWKKARGRAVIDYGLHMIVTDLSEGSTDADKGLDSMNSVVREGVTSFKLFMAYPGVLMVDDGTIFKALSQTAKNGALVCMHAENGSAIDVIVRRAIAEGKTAPIYHALTRPTTAEGEAVHRAIALAEIAQAPVYIVHLSCNEALQKVAEARDRGVMAYAETCPQYLLLSLEDMEKMPDFEGAKVVFTPPLREKWNQGKLWEGLRSNSLQVVSTDHCPFCFKEQKELGRGDFTKIPNGGPGIENRLQLLYEHGVNQKRISVNRWVEITSTAPAKMFGLYPRKGTLAVGSDADLVIWDPAAEHVLSAKTHHMRVDYSMFEGWTIRGNARTVLSRGEVIVDQGQFLGKAGRGEFLKRATYAGAWK, from the coding sequence ATGAAGACTCTTATTCGCAATGGTAACGTCGTTACCGCAGTCGATAATTTCAGCGCTGATCTTCTCATCGAAGGTTCGAAAATCGCGGCCCTCGGCGCGAACCTTCCTGCCCAGAACATCGACAAGATCATCGACGCCCAGGGCATGCTGGTGATTCCGGGGGGCATTGATGCCCACACCCATCTGGATATGCCATTCGGCGGCACGACGTCCGCCGACGATTTCGAGAGCGGCACGCGCGCGGCCGCCTTCGGAGGAACGACCACGATCGTGGATTTTGCCATCCAGGGGCGGGGCGGAAGAATCCAGGATGCCCTGGAGACGTGGTGGAAGAAGGCCCGCGGCCGCGCGGTGATCGATTACGGATTGCACATGATTGTGACGGATCTCAGCGAAGGCTCCACGGATGCCGACAAGGGCCTCGACTCGATGAATTCCGTCGTCCGCGAAGGCGTTACCAGCTTCAAGCTCTTCATGGCGTATCCCGGCGTCCTGATGGTGGATGACGGGACGATCTTCAAGGCCTTGTCACAGACGGCCAAGAATGGCGCCCTCGTTTGTATGCATGCCGAGAATGGCAGCGCCATCGACGTCATTGTGCGCCGCGCGATTGCGGAAGGAAAAACCGCTCCGATTTATCACGCCTTGACGCGCCCCACCACCGCGGAAGGCGAAGCCGTGCACCGCGCCATTGCGCTGGCCGAAATCGCTCAGGCCCCCGTCTACATTGTCCATCTTTCCTGCAACGAGGCCCTCCAAAAGGTCGCCGAAGCACGGGACCGCGGGGTGATGGCCTATGCCGAAACGTGTCCTCAATATCTGCTGCTCTCGCTCGAAGACATGGAAAAAATGCCGGATTTCGAAGGGGCGAAGGTGGTGTTCACGCCGCCTCTGCGGGAAAAATGGAACCAGGGAAAGCTCTGGGAAGGTCTGAGATCGAACAGCCTCCAAGTCGTTTCGACCGACCATTGTCCTTTCTGCTTCAAGGAACAAAAGGAGCTCGGCCGTGGCGATTTCACCAAGATCCCCAACGGCGGGCCGGGCATCGAGAATCGCCTGCAACTGCTCTACGAACACGGCGTCAACCAGAAACGGATCTCCGTCAACCGATGGGTGGAAATCACCTCTACCGCGCCTGCCAAAATGTTCGGACTCTACCCTCGCAAAGGCACCCTCGCCGTGGGCAGTGACGCCGACTTGGTGATCTGGGACCCCGCCGCCGAGCATGTGCTTTCAGCAAAGACGCACCATATGCGCGTGGATTATTCGATGTTTGAAGGATGGACGATCCGGGGCAATGCCAGGACAGTCCTTTCCCGGGGAGAGGTCATTGTCGACCAGGGGCAGTTCCTCGGCAAGGCCGGCCGCGGCGAGTTCCTCAAGCGCGCCACTTACGCCGGGGCTTGGAAGTAA
- a CDS encoding cold-shock protein, whose translation MKEQGTVKWFNDAKGFGFIQRQSGEDVFVHFSAIQGEGFKSLTEGQAVEFEVTKGQKGLQAENVTKL comes from the coding sequence ATGAAAGAACAAGGTACAGTGAAATGGTTTAACGACGCAAAGGGTTTTGGGTTTATCCAGCGCCAATCGGGCGAAGATGTCTTCGTGCACTTCTCCGCAATCCAAGGCGAAGGATTCAAGTCTTTGACCGAAGGCCAGGCCGTGGAGTTCGAAGTGACCAAGGGCCAAAAAGGTCTTCAGGCGGAAAACGTCACCAAACTCTAA
- a CDS encoding amidase gives MLSEDILYSPVASLALKIRSQKISPVELTESYLTRLEAIGPKLGALVTLMRQQALEQARAAEKEIKSGKYRGPLHGIPFGVKDLLATKGIPTTWGAAPYKNQVFDYDATVVERLRNAGAVLIAKLAMVELAGGMGYNNPDASFTGPGRTPWNTNFWSGGSSSGPGAATAAGLVAFSIGSETSGSILTPSACCGLSGLRPTYGLVSRHGAMALCWSLDKLGPMCRTADDCGLVLAAIAGQDPKDPTSVAKKFEYPLNAGGATAGTRRAGVTASAAPGKRQFKIGVIKDATKDIQPEVKANFDQTVEVLRQFCDVTPDVAFPDLPWGNVVGTIVNAEGASAFYDLIESGKLAELQTPRDRIGGYTASVVSAVDYLQAMRIRGPMQTAYHEFMSRFDAVVAPTRSAVAPPIGVDFDKAYPEVKGGTPLIPAGNAVGAPALCLPNGFGQNGLPTSIQFLGSPFSEKTLLEIGIAYQSRTPWHEKHPSIS, from the coding sequence ATGCTTTCAGAAGACATCCTTTATTCTCCAGTGGCCAGCCTGGCGCTGAAAATTCGAAGCCAAAAGATTTCCCCCGTAGAACTGACGGAGTCGTACCTTACTCGACTGGAGGCGATTGGCCCGAAGTTGGGGGCACTGGTGACCTTGATGCGCCAGCAAGCCCTTGAACAAGCGCGGGCGGCCGAGAAAGAAATCAAATCGGGCAAGTATCGCGGACCCTTGCACGGCATCCCTTTTGGCGTGAAGGACCTTTTGGCAACTAAAGGGATTCCTACGACGTGGGGCGCGGCGCCCTACAAGAACCAGGTTTTTGACTATGACGCCACGGTGGTTGAGAGACTGCGCAACGCCGGCGCGGTTCTGATCGCGAAGCTGGCGATGGTGGAGTTGGCAGGGGGAATGGGATATAACAACCCCGATGCGTCTTTCACGGGTCCCGGCCGGACCCCCTGGAACACGAATTTTTGGAGCGGCGGTTCTTCCAGCGGACCCGGAGCGGCCACGGCAGCCGGTCTTGTGGCTTTTTCCATCGGCTCCGAAACTTCGGGATCCATTCTCACCCCCTCCGCGTGCTGCGGCCTTTCAGGATTGCGTCCCACTTATGGACTCGTCAGCCGTCACGGCGCAATGGCCCTGTGCTGGAGTCTTGACAAGCTCGGGCCCATGTGCCGAACGGCCGATGATTGCGGGCTGGTCCTGGCCGCCATTGCCGGCCAGGATCCCAAGGACCCGACGTCTGTTGCAAAGAAGTTCGAATATCCGTTGAACGCGGGGGGCGCGACTGCCGGGACCCGGCGGGCGGGTGTCACTGCTTCAGCAGCCCCTGGCAAACGACAATTTAAGATCGGTGTCATCAAAGATGCCACCAAAGACATCCAACCGGAGGTCAAGGCCAACTTTGACCAGACGGTCGAGGTGCTCCGGCAATTCTGTGATGTGACGCCCGACGTGGCCTTTCCCGACCTCCCCTGGGGCAATGTCGTGGGAACGATTGTGAATGCCGAGGGAGCGTCCGCCTTTTATGATCTGATCGAAAGTGGAAAACTTGCTGAACTTCAAACACCGCGGGACCGCATTGGGGGATACACGGCCTCCGTGGTATCCGCCGTCGATTATCTGCAGGCCATGCGCATCCGCGGCCCGATGCAGACGGCCTACCATGAGTTCATGAGCAGGTTCGATGCCGTCGTTGCCCCGACGCGCAGCGCCGTGGCCCCGCCCATTGGAGTGGATTTCGACAAAGCTTATCCGGAGGTCAAAGGGGGGACTCCCTTGATTCCAGCTGGAAATGCCGTCGGGGCTCCGGCCTTGTGTCTTCCCAACGGTTTTGGGCAAAATGGCCTTCCGACTTCAATTCAATTCCTGGGGTCCCCCTTCAGCGAGAAAACGCTGCTTGAGATTGGCATTGCCTATCAAAGCCGGACGCCATGGCATGAGAAGCACCCCTCGATTTCGTGA